A section of the Dehalobacter sp. DCM genome encodes:
- a CDS encoding molybdopterin-binding protein, which yields MKKVAVQDAVGMILCHDITKVIPGEFKGAAFKRNHVICQEDVEELLSLGKEHIYVWEENAGEIHEDDAAVRMAQAVMGENIRYTEPQEGKTTLISTEKGLLRIKSSLLYEINSIEHVTIPSLPSNFKVEVDQKIAAARIVPLVTKEENIRKVEELCILHGPVFSVQPYKKLKVGIVITGSEVFKGRIKDKFGPVIRKKVDYFGAEIIGQEYCPDELELIQGKIYEFMDKKADLIIMTGGMSVDPDDLTPGAIRGTGAEVITYGVPVQPGNMFMLAYLRGVPILGVPGAAAYYKTTVLDAVLPKIFTCETLSKNDFIRMGEGGLCSNCQMCQYPNCYFCR from the coding sequence GTGAAAAAGGTAGCAGTTCAAGATGCAGTGGGTATGATTCTCTGTCACGATATAACGAAAGTAATCCCTGGAGAATTCAAAGGCGCTGCGTTTAAGCGAAATCATGTTATCTGTCAGGAAGATGTCGAAGAACTATTAAGCCTAGGAAAAGAACACATATACGTTTGGGAAGAAAACGCCGGCGAGATTCATGAGGATGACGCGGCTGTTCGTATGGCACAGGCTGTGATGGGTGAAAACATCCGGTATACAGAACCGCAGGAGGGAAAAACAACTCTCATATCCACAGAAAAAGGCTTATTACGGATCAAAAGCTCACTTTTATATGAGATCAATTCCATTGAGCACGTGACTATTCCCTCTTTGCCGAGTAACTTTAAAGTGGAAGTAGACCAAAAGATAGCTGCAGCACGTATAGTTCCCCTTGTTACGAAAGAAGAAAATATACGCAAAGTGGAAGAGTTGTGTATTTTACATGGACCGGTATTTTCTGTTCAGCCTTATAAAAAGCTGAAAGTCGGTATTGTAATCACCGGCAGTGAGGTTTTTAAAGGCAGGATCAAGGATAAATTCGGACCTGTCATTCGCAAGAAAGTTGATTATTTTGGAGCTGAAATCATTGGTCAGGAATATTGCCCGGATGAGCTGGAGCTTATTCAGGGTAAGATTTATGAATTTATGGACAAGAAGGCTGATTTGATCATTATGACCGGCGGCATGTCGGTTGATCCGGATGATCTGACACCGGGGGCAATCAGAGGAACGGGTGCAGAAGTGATTACTTACGGCGTGCCTGTTCAGCCCGGAAATATGTTTATGCTGGCCTATTTGCGTGGTGTACCTATATTAGGTGTACCCGGTGCCGCAGCTTATTATAAAACGACTGTTTTGGATGCGGTATTACCGAAAATATTTACCTGCGAAACCCTAAGTAAAAACGATTTCATTCGGATGGGTGAAGGCGGCTTATGCAGCAACTGCCAAATGTGTCAATATCCAAACTGTTATTTTTGCAGATAA
- a CDS encoding radical SAM protein produces MLKNDTAVLDHAEIIDQTQSVCPVCLKVIDAQIVVQDRAVYMEKTCPEHGKVITYVWPDIDHYRWMSDLRLPLKKPQVFRQSQQGCPHDCGFCTSHLRHCTLAEIEVTERCNLRCPVCFMAAEAAKGVIQHDFDLQIIEDKYKAILAQSGAQTSIQLTGGEPTICKNLPEIVRMGRRIGFDYIEVNTNGVVIARDPAYIQELAEAGISGIYMQFDGLTGDVYAKIRGENILEYKLKAIENCRKVGVQVVLAMTVIEGINEDQMGDVLNFALQNRDVIAGLAYQPAFGSGRFDVTIQKRLTMGDVAFMLADQSKGLIQPYDFLPLGCSHPICSSATYIIEEKGHFLPFTRQISPQEYIEAFNPDSPQGSVLGDIASNKYPDLVSGVSIVIMNYMDAFSMDLKRLKECSMTVARNDGCLVPFCSYQLTNIDGKRMSDLFAPEG; encoded by the coding sequence ATGTTGAAAAATGATACCGCTGTCTTAGATCATGCCGAAATTATCGATCAGACCCAAAGTGTCTGTCCTGTCTGCTTAAAAGTAATCGATGCGCAAATCGTGGTGCAGGATAGAGCCGTCTATATGGAGAAGACGTGTCCGGAACACGGGAAGGTTATTACCTATGTTTGGCCGGATATCGACCACTATCGCTGGATGAGTGATCTTCGCCTGCCCTTGAAAAAACCGCAGGTTTTCAGGCAGTCCCAGCAGGGTTGTCCGCATGATTGCGGTTTTTGTACATCGCATCTCCGCCACTGCACACTGGCTGAAATCGAGGTTACCGAACGTTGCAATCTTCGGTGTCCGGTCTGCTTTATGGCAGCTGAAGCGGCGAAAGGTGTCATTCAACATGACTTTGACCTTCAAATTATTGAAGATAAATATAAAGCAATTCTGGCGCAATCCGGGGCACAAACCAGTATTCAACTGACCGGCGGTGAGCCGACTATTTGTAAAAATCTGCCCGAAATTGTTCGAATGGGAAGAAGAATTGGGTTTGATTATATCGAGGTCAACACCAACGGTGTTGTCATTGCACGCGATCCGGCATATATTCAGGAACTGGCCGAAGCAGGCATCAGCGGCATATATATGCAATTTGATGGATTGACTGGTGACGTCTATGCAAAGATCCGGGGAGAAAATATCTTGGAGTATAAACTGAAGGCGATTGAGAATTGTCGTAAGGTGGGGGTACAGGTTGTCCTGGCCATGACAGTCATTGAAGGCATTAACGAGGACCAAATGGGTGATGTACTCAACTTTGCGCTGCAAAACCGGGATGTTATTGCCGGACTAGCGTATCAGCCTGCCTTCGGCTCCGGACGTTTTGACGTCACGATTCAAAAAAGGCTGACCATGGGTGATGTCGCTTTCATGTTGGCAGACCAAAGTAAAGGATTGATTCAACCGTATGATTTTCTGCCGCTGGGATGTTCTCATCCTATCTGCTCATCGGCAACATATATCATTGAAGAAAAAGGACATTTCCTGCCGTTTACCCGGCAGATATCACCCCAGGAATATATAGAAGCTTTCAATCCGGACAGCCCTCAAGGTTCTGTATTGGGAGATATAGCCTCTAATAAATATCCTGATCTCGTATCCGGCGTGTCTATCGTCATCATGAATTATATGGATGCTTTTAGTATGGATCTCAAACGTTTAAAGGAATGCAGTATGACTGTTGCGAGAAATGACGGGTGTTTAGTGCCCTTTTGCTCCTATCAGCTGACCAATATCGACGGCAAACGGATGAGTGATCTCTTTGCACCGGAAGGATGA
- the nrfD gene encoding NrfD/PsrC family molybdoenzyme membrane anchor subunit, with protein MSHKHHDGFGWMLAVDFFFAGMGAAMLVIAGLADLLLGEGMTSVLGNFVAPLCVCVGAGLLLLELPNPLKGWRVFMNPKAVICFGAYMMTLCIGAGLIYASFGLPFLPWAGFVIARKFFAVCCVIFGLIVATYPGILLGRNKARPFWTGVGMMTIFLLSSLVTGMSCFILSDLLLPAQNVDVMNVMPWLAAAVLAFQLLTWFGYMWVKLTGTTEREAIAAKMWIDGKYAMAFKGGILFIGTFIPLVLFLIAPYIVMADTLLAIGGLCVLLGGLIMRNAVIFAGQERTWLPGEQKFRGKLPHGDEDFMKILKN; from the coding sequence ATGAGTCACAAACATCATGATGGTTTTGGTTGGATGCTTGCTGTTGACTTTTTCTTCGCCGGAATGGGCGCAGCAATGCTGGTTATAGCCGGTCTCGCAGATTTGTTGTTGGGTGAAGGGATGACCTCCGTCCTGGGCAATTTCGTTGCTCCCTTATGTGTATGCGTTGGAGCCGGATTGCTGCTGCTTGAACTGCCCAATCCTTTAAAGGGTTGGCGGGTATTTATGAATCCGAAAGCGGTCATCTGCTTTGGTGCCTATATGATGACACTTTGTATCGGTGCCGGGTTGATCTACGCTTCCTTCGGACTTCCTTTCCTTCCCTGGGCCGGATTTGTTATCGCCCGGAAGTTCTTTGCTGTTTGTTGTGTGATCTTTGGTTTGATTGTTGCCACATACCCTGGCATTCTGCTGGGACGCAACAAAGCCCGTCCGTTTTGGACCGGCGTTGGGATGATGACTATCTTCCTGCTTTCCTCTCTGGTTACGGGAATGTCCTGCTTTATTTTAAGCGACCTGCTGCTGCCGGCACAAAATGTGGACGTGATGAATGTGATGCCCTGGCTCGCAGCTGCCGTCCTGGCTTTCCAACTGCTGACCTGGTTTGGTTACATGTGGGTTAAGCTCACCGGAACAACCGAAAGGGAAGCTATTGCTGCCAAAATGTGGATTGATGGCAAATATGCGATGGCCTTTAAAGGCGGGATCCTCTTTATTGGAACGTTCATCCCATTGGTTCTGTTTCTGATTGCTCCGTATATTGTCATGGCCGACACACTCCTGGCCATAGGCGGTTTATGCGTCCTGCTCGGCGGTTTGATTATGCGTAATGCCGTTATCTTCGCAGGGCAAGAACGTACCTGGCTGCCCGGCGAACAGAAGTTCAGAGGAAAGTTGCCGCATGGCGATGAAGATTTCATGAAGATATTAAAAAATTGA
- a CDS encoding nucleoside hydrolase: MHKKIIFDCDNTMGVQGADVDDGLALIYLLGKMDAEICGITTTYGNSDVETVYTNTQRMLHEIGRSDIPFFKGCPDNHTHISDAVDFLVKTVDADPGSISILATGSLTNIYAAFLKDPLFFQKTAEIVVMGGITEPLIINERNLDELNFSCDLEAVKVLMENGRNISIITGNNCLKAFFSREEFIGKLNCPSPSTHYLRDNCMYWFTHIMKIFETDGFYNWDVVAAVYLMDRSLFTDCFKMLKTNLEDLKQGFLLFDDTKDSQHSGLPFINLPVITDSRDFIEEVYTTWLSFHIK, from the coding sequence TTGCATAAGAAGATTATCTTTGACTGTGACAATACGATGGGCGTGCAAGGCGCGGATGTTGATGATGGTCTGGCCTTGATTTATCTCTTGGGTAAGATGGATGCGGAAATATGCGGAATTACGACGACTTATGGAAACAGTGACGTCGAGACGGTCTATACCAATACACAACGTATGCTGCATGAGATTGGACGGTCGGATATACCTTTCTTCAAAGGCTGTCCGGATAATCACACCCATATCAGCGACGCTGTGGATTTTCTTGTAAAGACTGTTGATGCCGATCCGGGGAGTATTAGCATACTGGCGACTGGTTCGCTAACTAACATCTATGCGGCCTTTCTCAAAGATCCTCTCTTTTTTCAGAAAACTGCTGAAATCGTTGTCATGGGGGGCATTACGGAACCCTTGATCATCAACGAGAGAAATTTGGATGAACTGAATTTCTCTTGTGACCTGGAAGCGGTTAAGGTGCTGATGGAAAATGGAAGAAATATCTCTATTATTACCGGTAATAACTGTCTAAAGGCCTTTTTTAGCCGAGAGGAGTTTATTGGAAAACTCAACTGTCCCAGTCCATCAACCCACTATCTCCGCGATAATTGCATGTACTGGTTTACCCATATAATGAAGATATTTGAAACAGACGGATTTTATAATTGGGATGTTGTCGCAGCTGTATATTTAATGGATAGGTCACTGTTTACCGATTGTTTTAAGATGCTAAAAACAAATCTGGAAGACTTGAAGCAGGGTTTTCTTCTGTTTGATGATACTAAGGATTCTCAACACTCCGGATTACCGTTTATCAACTTGCCGGTAATAACGGACTCACGGGATTTTATTGAGGAAGTGTATACGACTTGGTTATCTTTTCATATCAAGTGA
- a CDS encoding molybdopterin-containing oxidoreductase family protein, with protein sequence MGSNDNVFITSHNNGLGTGNADRNLNEKTVRTNCRFCGYQCGLTATVQDGKVTSVSPDPTRFPGDANIQKGCRRWRMAPEILDHPQRINFPMKRVGERGSGQWERISWDQALDEIAAKLQSLKQNYGPEMLATSIGGPHTTFWPLHRFMALFGSPNNMGIGQICWNPGIWINSLTYGWPIDMELDQEETGCLILWGVNPAESDNSVLWRTIQAFSRTGKPFIVVDPRRTRSAEIATHWVGIRPGTDAVFALGLLQVIITENLYDQEFVTQWCHGFEQLRQHVLSYKPDLVEEITGVPADMIREVAHLYAKNGPATLHSGRGIDQLGPNSVPTHRAIAILRAITGNLDRPYASHISEMPDFIPEIDLELSEQHAAAMAAKYIAKDKLSLQAFTGYEKVRQQTMKHGKRLPMRYLTSAHPNLVWNAMLTGKPYPVRSLIVMASDPLLTQADTHLIYEAMKSLDLMVVLELFPNPTSMLADYVLPSAGILERPLIETKAGTANIAYGGDQAVEPYYERRPDFYFWKELGLRLGQSDTDWPWETYHDAMISSLAPAGISWEEYCDTGLYCPPNDYFKYADIDPATGKYKGFATVSGKVELFSELLQEIGADPLPTPKPVQAQYEEYPLILISGARFQPYYASSYHHLEKFRATHPEPLAEISAATAAKLGLEDGCKVQVETDRGKAVFTLKISVMCDDVVSLEYGWWYPEMQPAEPDLGGLWLGNANILTNADIETSDPLIGTWTYNGLSCKIKRL encoded by the coding sequence ATGGGTAGTAATGATAATGTGTTTATCACATCTCACAATAATGGTTTAGGAACCGGGAATGCCGATAGGAATTTGAACGAAAAGACAGTTCGGACAAACTGCCGATTCTGCGGATATCAATGCGGTTTGACCGCAACTGTCCAAGACGGGAAGGTGACTTCAGTCAGTCCTGATCCCACGCGCTTTCCGGGTGATGCGAATATTCAAAAGGGCTGTCGGCGATGGCGAATGGCCCCGGAAATACTGGATCATCCGCAGCGAATTAACTTTCCTATGAAAAGAGTGGGGGAACGCGGTAGCGGACAATGGGAAAGGATTTCTTGGGATCAAGCCCTGGATGAAATCGCTGCAAAACTTCAGTCGTTAAAGCAAAACTATGGACCTGAAATGTTAGCTACCAGTATCGGCGGACCGCACACGACCTTTTGGCCGCTGCATCGTTTCATGGCCCTTTTTGGAAGTCCAAATAATATGGGTATCGGCCAGATTTGCTGGAACCCGGGTATCTGGATTAATTCCCTGACATATGGCTGGCCAATTGACATGGAACTTGACCAGGAAGAAACAGGCTGCCTGATTCTCTGGGGTGTTAATCCTGCCGAATCAGATAACTCCGTATTATGGCGTACGATACAGGCTTTCAGCAGGACGGGAAAACCGTTTATCGTTGTTGATCCAAGAAGAACCCGGTCCGCGGAGATTGCAACCCATTGGGTGGGGATTCGGCCCGGAACCGATGCGGTATTTGCTTTAGGCTTGCTTCAGGTGATCATCACGGAGAATTTATATGATCAGGAATTTGTCACACAATGGTGTCATGGTTTTGAGCAGCTTAGACAGCATGTGCTTTCTTATAAGCCGGATCTTGTTGAGGAGATCACCGGTGTCCCCGCGGACATGATCAGGGAGGTGGCACATTTATATGCTAAAAATGGACCGGCTACCTTGCATAGTGGACGGGGCATCGATCAGCTGGGGCCAAACAGTGTGCCAACCCATCGGGCAATTGCTATCTTACGTGCCATTACCGGCAACCTGGACCGACCGTATGCTTCCCATATCAGTGAAATGCCCGATTTTATTCCCGAAATCGATTTGGAATTAAGTGAACAGCATGCGGCGGCGATGGCGGCAAAATACATTGCCAAGGATAAACTCAGTTTACAGGCATTCACCGGGTATGAAAAAGTCCGTCAGCAAACGATGAAGCATGGGAAACGCCTGCCGATGCGCTATTTGACTTCAGCACACCCCAACCTTGTTTGGAATGCCATGTTAACGGGTAAACCCTATCCTGTCAGATCACTTATTGTCATGGCTTCGGATCCGTTACTAACGCAGGCAGATACCCATCTGATCTATGAAGCAATGAAGAGCTTGGACCTGATGGTTGTGTTGGAATTGTTCCCAAATCCCACCTCCATGCTGGCTGACTATGTGCTGCCGAGCGCAGGAATTCTGGAACGGCCTCTTATTGAGACAAAGGCTGGCACCGCCAATATTGCCTATGGCGGCGACCAAGCGGTAGAACCCTATTATGAACGCCGACCGGACTTTTACTTCTGGAAAGAACTGGGGCTGCGACTGGGCCAATCGGATACGGACTGGCCATGGGAAACTTACCACGATGCCATGATCTCATCATTAGCTCCGGCGGGTATTTCCTGGGAAGAATATTGTGATACCGGACTTTATTGCCCGCCGAATGACTATTTTAAGTATGCGGATATCGATCCGGCAACCGGCAAGTACAAAGGTTTTGCCACAGTCAGTGGAAAAGTGGAGCTTTTCAGTGAACTTCTGCAAGAGATCGGCGCCGATCCGCTCCCTACGCCAAAACCCGTTCAGGCCCAATATGAGGAATATCCATTAATATTGATTAGCGGTGCACGTTTTCAACCGTATTACGCGTCGAGTTATCACCATTTGGAAAAATTCCGGGCGACACATCCGGAACCTTTAGCGGAAATAAGTGCAGCTACCGCTGCAAAGTTAGGGTTGGAAGACGGATGCAAAGTCCAGGTCGAAACAGATCGGGGAAAAGCAGTGTTTACTTTAAAAATATCTGTCATGTGTGACGATGTTGTCAGTCTGGAGTATGGATGGTGGTATCCGGAGATGCAGCCAGCAGAACCGGATCTGGGCGGACTATGGCTGGGGAATGCCAATATTCTTACCAATGCGGATATTGAAACTTCCGATCCGTTGATCGGTACTTGGACCTATAACGGTTTGTCCTGTAAAATCAAAAGGTTATAA
- a CDS encoding molybdopterin molybdotransferase MoeA, translating to MKNNISLEEAQSLLFEYCNVVESTKLDLADTLESVLSEDIYSQENIPPFARSPYDGYVLRAEDTVEASPAKPVTLEVIEEVPAGYTAKQPVRPGQAIKILTGAPIPEGADAVTKFEEVAVRDNTITITRQYKPGEDIVPAGEDIAAGQIMATKGTLITPPLMGVMASLGVAHVPVYKIPKVALISTGDELIDASEDLRPGKIRNSNIYTLQGYLRTIGIKPIVIGMCKDTMEAVADLVEKGWEEADVVITTGGVSVGDYDVIRFAADYLGAETLFWKIDIKPGSACLVAVREGKILIGLSGNPAAAIVTYQLLVVPFLKRMAGRNAYHNETLVATMQADFRKGSPRRRFIRGRIVFENGLANIETTGEQGNGVLSSLLGCDALAEVPEKSGPVKAGEKLTVYKVE from the coding sequence TTGAAAAACAACATATCGCTGGAAGAAGCTCAGAGCCTGTTATTTGAATATTGTAACGTTGTGGAAAGTACAAAATTGGACTTGGCTGATACCCTGGAAAGTGTACTATCCGAGGATATATATTCTCAGGAAAACATACCGCCCTTTGCCCGTTCACCTTATGATGGGTATGTATTACGGGCTGAAGATACAGTAGAAGCAAGTCCGGCTAAACCTGTAACACTGGAAGTTATTGAAGAAGTACCTGCAGGCTATACCGCCAAGCAACCTGTCCGACCCGGCCAGGCGATAAAAATCCTTACAGGTGCTCCAATTCCTGAAGGAGCTGATGCTGTGACCAAATTTGAAGAGGTTGCGGTTCGGGATAATACGATTACCATAACCAGACAATATAAACCCGGAGAAGATATTGTTCCAGCGGGAGAAGATATTGCTGCGGGGCAAATCATGGCGACCAAAGGTACGCTCATTACACCCCCGTTGATGGGAGTAATGGCTTCGCTTGGCGTAGCTCACGTGCCGGTTTATAAAATACCCAAGGTAGCGTTGATCTCAACGGGTGATGAACTGATCGATGCCTCAGAGGATCTCCGTCCCGGAAAAATTCGAAACAGTAATATCTATACACTCCAAGGTTACCTTCGTACAATCGGGATCAAACCGATCGTCATAGGAATGTGCAAAGATACAATGGAAGCAGTAGCCGATTTAGTGGAAAAAGGATGGGAGGAAGCCGATGTTGTCATCACAACCGGCGGTGTATCTGTCGGCGACTATGACGTCATCCGTTTTGCAGCCGACTATCTTGGTGCAGAAACGCTGTTTTGGAAAATAGATATCAAACCCGGCTCAGCCTGCCTCGTCGCTGTCAGGGAGGGAAAAATACTCATCGGTTTATCCGGCAATCCTGCGGCAGCAATAGTAACATATCAACTTCTTGTCGTACCTTTTCTTAAAAGGATGGCGGGTAGAAACGCTTATCACAATGAGACGCTTGTAGCGACTATGCAAGCAGATTTTCGCAAAGGAAGTCCTCGCAGACGATTTATCAGAGGCAGGATTGTCTTTGAAAACGGTTTAGCCAATATTGAGACTACCGGGGAACAAGGTAACGGTGTCCTCAGTTCGTTGCTTGGATGTGATGCTCTGGCAGAGGTCCCTGAAAAGAGCGGACCTGTTAAAGCCGGAGAAAAGTTGACTGTTTATAAGGTTGAATAA
- a CDS encoding molybdopterin-containing oxidoreductase family protein, translating into MNRNVDLEQEGIEIKKSCCYFCHQNCGVNAYVKDGKVLAIEGDPDFPTNTGGLCCRGNIALLHLDHPERINYPLKRVGKKGEGKWEQIPWDQAISEIAAKLAAIRDEFGAEAVATAGGTQRTDDWARRRFMNLFGSPNGFHNALLCWIPTFMVETAVCGWSPFEIDLGSSKCLVLWGQNPGASSMPEMHHLTELREKGLKIIVIDPRFTETAAKCDMWLPVRPGSDLALALAWLNVILYEGLYDPDFVENQCVGFGELFAHVEQFTPEWAEPLTWIPAEQIRESARMYAMNRPGNIQWGTACDQQGKPSGALMHARALLRAVTGNLDAPGSDLLTGPSLEYITDEEMEGNEFLKDEQKAKQIGADKFKLCTWPGYSKICETTKKVWGKVPTAEWMCEAHAPSVFRAILTGEPYQVKAMIVNATNPINSYGESKLTLEALRKVDFLVTCDYWMTPTAVLSDYVLPIAGALERPTITSSYGCTDFLLASQRAIQPMYERRNDYNFWKDLGVALGQAEHWPWETVEDAYFAKIEPLGYGTENYDQFVEWYRFHFPEREYQKYLRQGFATPSGKVELYSSILEELGYPPMPEYTGPAENENDNPELAQEYPLVLSTGNGFMPFHHSEHFNIRSVRYINHEPHFQINPETAKEYGIKENDWVWIETKRGRIKQRADVTQAVAPKVIITERGWWFPERDINEPVLGGCLESNTNVLTSTSDEDCDPISGTWANRGLLCKIYKVDGKEGK; encoded by the coding sequence ATGAACAGAAATGTTGATTTGGAACAAGAAGGTATTGAGATCAAGAAATCTTGTTGCTATTTTTGTCATCAGAACTGCGGCGTTAACGCCTATGTCAAAGATGGCAAAGTCTTAGCAATCGAAGGCGATCCCGATTTTCCGACCAATACCGGTGGATTATGCTGCCGTGGAAACATCGCCTTACTGCACCTTGATCATCCCGAGCGCATCAATTATCCTCTCAAAAGAGTCGGTAAGAAGGGCGAAGGGAAATGGGAACAAATTCCCTGGGATCAGGCGATCAGCGAAATCGCAGCGAAACTCGCTGCTATACGGGACGAATTTGGTGCTGAAGCTGTAGCAACAGCTGGCGGCACCCAGCGTACGGATGACTGGGCCCGCCGTCGTTTTATGAATCTTTTCGGCAGCCCGAATGGCTTCCATAATGCACTGCTTTGCTGGATTCCTACTTTTATGGTAGAAACCGCAGTCTGCGGCTGGAGTCCGTTTGAAATTGACTTAGGCTCCAGCAAATGTCTGGTACTCTGGGGACAAAACCCAGGAGCTTCCAGCATGCCGGAGATGCACCATCTGACAGAGCTTAGAGAAAAAGGTCTAAAAATTATTGTAATCGACCCCCGATTCACTGAAACAGCCGCTAAGTGTGACATGTGGCTGCCGGTACGTCCGGGTTCTGATCTCGCCCTCGCCTTGGCTTGGCTGAATGTCATACTCTATGAAGGCTTGTACGATCCGGATTTTGTTGAGAATCAATGTGTCGGATTCGGTGAATTATTTGCCCATGTTGAACAATTTACACCGGAATGGGCAGAGCCGTTGACCTGGATTCCTGCCGAACAGATCAGAGAGAGTGCCAGAATGTATGCCATGAACAGACCGGGTAACATTCAGTGGGGAACTGCCTGTGACCAGCAAGGTAAACCATCGGGAGCTCTCATGCATGCGCGTGCCCTTCTCAGGGCAGTCACCGGCAATCTTGATGCGCCAGGTTCTGACCTCTTGACCGGCCCGAGCTTGGAATACATCACGGATGAAGAGATGGAAGGCAACGAGTTCCTTAAGGATGAGCAAAAAGCAAAACAGATCGGTGCTGACAAGTTTAAACTTTGTACTTGGCCGGGCTATAGTAAGATTTGTGAAACGACTAAGAAAGTTTGGGGTAAAGTTCCAACCGCTGAATGGATGTGTGAGGCACATGCGCCTTCAGTTTTCAGAGCTATTCTTACCGGTGAACCATATCAAGTCAAAGCGATGATTGTTAATGCTACCAATCCGATCAATTCTTATGGCGAGAGTAAACTGACGTTGGAAGCCCTAAGGAAAGTGGACTTTCTGGTTACCTGTGACTATTGGATGACGCCGACTGCGGTACTTTCCGATTATGTTCTGCCGATTGCCGGCGCTCTTGAGCGTCCGACCATCACCAGCAGCTATGGCTGTACAGACTTCCTGCTGGCATCACAGCGTGCGATTCAGCCGATGTACGAACGCCGCAATGATTATAACTTCTGGAAAGATCTCGGCGTTGCCCTAGGTCAAGCTGAACATTGGCCTTGGGAAACCGTCGAAGATGCATATTTTGCTAAAATCGAACCGCTTGGCTATGGCACTGAGAACTATGATCAGTTCGTCGAATGGTACCGTTTCCACTTCCCAGAGAGAGAATATCAGAAATACTTGAGACAGGGATTTGCAACCCCCTCCGGAAAAGTAGAGCTATATTCCAGTATCCTGGAGGAGCTCGGTTATCCGCCAATGCCCGAATATACAGGCCCTGCAGAGAATGAGAACGACAATCCGGAACTAGCGCAGGAATACCCGCTCGTGCTCTCTACCGGTAATGGATTTATGCCGTTTCATCATTCAGAACATTTCAATATAAGAAGTGTTCGTTATATCAATCATGAACCGCATTTCCAAATCAACCCGGAAACAGCAAAAGAGTACGGTATTAAGGAAAATGACTGGGTCTGGATCGAAACCAAACGCGGCAGAATCAAACAAAGAGCCGATGTCACCCAGGCTGTAGCACCGAAAGTTATAATCACCGAGCGAGGCTGGTGGTTCCCAGAGAGAGACATCAATGAGCCGGTTCTTGGCGGATGTCTGGAATCAAATACCAATGTTTTAACCAGTACAAGCGATGAAGACTGTGACCCGATCAGCGGAACCTGGGCTAATAGAGGTTTGTTATGCAAAATTTACAAGGTAGACGGAAAGGAGGGGAAGTAA
- a CDS encoding 4Fe-4S dicluster domain-containing protein encodes MARYAMVMDTRACVGCQSCTVACRTHNNLPVDMMYNPVTTVGPEGVFPDLHMIHIPLICMHCENTPCVDACPTGASQRRDDGIIFVEEKKCVSCKACVMACPYGARVCNHEKGVIQKCDFCMDRVDKGNVPRCVQTCHQKARTFGDLDDPNSEVSKLIKKHNAVRLLGELGTEPYVFYIGLEAQIR; translated from the coding sequence ATGGCACGTTATGCAATGGTAATGGATACCCGAGCATGTGTCGGCTGCCAATCCTGTACGGTGGCCTGCAGAACCCATAATAATCTTCCGGTGGATATGATGTACAACCCGGTGACGACAGTGGGACCGGAAGGGGTATTCCCTGATCTGCACATGATTCATATTCCTTTGATCTGTATGCATTGTGAAAATACACCTTGTGTCGATGCCTGCCCGACCGGTGCTTCCCAGCGCCGTGATGACGGAATCATTTTTGTCGAAGAAAAGAAATGTGTCAGCTGCAAAGCCTGTGTTATGGCTTGCCCCTATGGCGCCCGTGTTTGCAACCATGAAAAAGGTGTTATCCAGAAATGCGATTTCTGTATGGACCGTGTCGACAAAGGCAATGTTCCCCGCTGCGTCCAAACCTGTCACCAGAAAGCCCGTACTTTCGGCGATCTGGACGACCCAAACAGCGAAGTTTCCAAGCTGATTAAGAAACACAATGCCGTTCGTTTGCTTGGTGAACTCGGAACAGAACCCTATGTATTCTATATTGGATTGGAGGCGCAGATCCGATGA